The following are from one region of the Takifugu rubripes chromosome 12, fTakRub1.2, whole genome shotgun sequence genome:
- the cbx3a gene encoding chromobox protein homolog 3a, with amino-acid sequence MGKKQKTKRDSMETTEQPEEFVVEKILDQRLVNGKVEFYLKWKGFTDADNTWEPEENLDCPDLISAFLEAQKNIKEKTAPKRKSTDEPETEAKKKDAEKPRGFARNLEPERIIGATDSSGELMFLMKWKGSDEADLVPAREANVRCPQIVISFYEERLTWHSCPEDEAQ; translated from the exons ATGGGCAAGAAgcagaagacaaagagagatTCAATGGAGACTACTGAGCAGCCGGAGGAGTTTGTTGTGGAAAAAATACTCGACCAACGTCTCGTAAATGGGAAAGTAGAATTCTACTTGAAATGGAAAGGATTTACAGA TGCCGACAACACATGGGAGCCAGAAGAGAACCTGGATTGTCCAGACCTTATTTCAGCCTTTTTAGAAGCCCAAAAGAACATTAAAGAGAAGACTGCTCCCAAGAGAAAGTCAACCGATGAACCAGAGACTGAAGCCAAGAAGAAAGAC GCTGAGAAACCACGCGGCTTTGCACGGAACCTCGAACCCGAGCGGATCATTGGCGCAACGGACAGTAGCGGAGAGCTGATGTTCTTGATGAAATG gAAAGGATCTGATGAGGCAGACCTGGTGCCGGCTCGTGAAGCCAACGTCCGCTGCCCTCAGATCGTCATTTCCTTCTACGAGGAGAGGCTGACATGGCATTCCTGTCCCGAGGATGAAGCTCAGTAg
- the nfe2l3 gene encoding nuclear factor erythroid 2-related factor 3 isoform X1, with protein MQIAKKYFSESLIQLTILLSLIGVRVDIDSYLNGYYTPLIEINLGPSSAYTQTPFHSLRDNLDGYSVHPKCPELDYFFASRRLLEEVRTLGSPRFPTQLSAWLVHQVSANDEADLGSSTTDTTDNDNGSQGSGSESRDGGEHLLDREEDVWNATPELVQGPSNVRACGGFKEQDNAKVAVEELPATVPQLAHSSTFDPEQNLLESVGALTDSARIHPPINDIDQHWNSILSVSDLDDLDLVTDHQSDISTALSQDVSLHDAMVSRARRYESRSLTQQQRTLFQLESTDSLYLDSSQGSTSHLFSSVCNLTENQSQPRTMGCLDEAVFDHINQLGFEGLDCMDDRLMGCLESIDPQVLEDLDSDSGLSLEMSSGGPVSPDSSEISSSASSSSFCADECGATGYSSEMDSLPLKNTVDDRTTWSTMDFSESVWHDHSYSAPSFFDQPLPHKAIKEEPVSDDEEHRLDARELSRDELRARALSIPYSVLQIVNMPVEEFLEVLDGHGFSSEQVTLLRDIRRRGKNKLAAQNCRKRKLDAITGLQEEVERLRAQRDRLVREKHVTAKTMGAVGQQIKKLTSDIISRLRDDSGQPLNPERFTLQCGASGRVVVQPVRQPAVSRSSNNKTDKRKKEKKQ; from the exons ATGCAAATCGCCAAAAAATACTTCTCGGAAAGCCTTATCCAATTGACAATATTACTCAGTTTAATTGGAGTCCGCGTGGATATCGACAGCTACTTGAACGGCTACTATACGCCCCTGATAGAGATTAACTTGGGTCCCAGCTCGGCATACACCCAGACCCCCTTTCATAGTTTAAGGGACAACCTAGACGGATACAGTGTGCACCCAAAATGTCCCGAGTTGGACTATTTCTTTGCAAGCCGCCGACTACTCGAGGAAGTGAGGACCCTCGGCTCCCCAAGGTTCCCTACACAGTTGAGCGCATGGCTTGTGCATCAAGTGTCTGCTAATGACGAAGCTGACCTTGGTTCCTCAACCACCGACACCACTGACAACGACAATGGATCACAAGGTTCGGGAAGCGAGTCCAGAGATGGCGGGGAGCACCTGCTTGACAGGGAAGAAGATGTTTGGAACGCGACCCCTGAACTCGTCCAAGGGCCTAGTAACGTTAGAGCCTGTGGGGGGTTTAAAGAG CAGGACAATGCTAAAGTTGCAGTAGAGGAACTTCCAGCAACAGTCCCTCAACTGGCTCACAGCTCCACATTTGATCCAGAG CAGAACCTGCTTGAAAGCGTCGGTGCCCTCACAGATTCAGCCCGTATACATCCTCCTATCAATGATATTGACCAGCACTGGAACAGTATACTCTCTGTGTCTGACCTTGAT GATTTGGACCTTGTCACTGATCACCAGTCAGATATCTCTACCGCTCTCAGTCAAGATGTGAGTTTGCATGATGCCATGGTGAGCAGGGCTAGAAGATATGAGTCCAGGTCGCTCACCCAGCAACAAAGAACCCTGTTTCAACTGGAATCCACAGACTCCTTATACCTTGATTCTTCACAAGGATCGACTTCCCACCTGTTTTCTTCAGTTTGTAATTTAACTGAAAATCAGTCACAGCCAAGGACCATGGGCTGTCTAGATGAGGCGGTGTTTGACCACATCAATCAACTGGGTTTTGAAGGCTTGGATTGTATGGATGATCGGTTGATGGGATGTCTTGAGAGCATAGACCCACAGGTCCTTGAAGACCTTGATTCAGATTCTGGCCTCTCCTTGGAGATGAGTTCCGGAGGACCAGTTTCTCCAG ACTCGTCAGAGATATCATCATCAGCTTCATCCAGTTCCTTCTGTGCGGATGAATGTGGAGCTACAGGATACAGCAGTGAGATGGACTCACTGCCATTAAAAAACACGGTGGACGACAGAACAACGTGGTCAACGATGGATTTCAGCGAGAGTGTGTGGCATGATCACAGCTACTCAGCACCTTCTTTCTTTGACCAGCCGCTTCCCCACAAAGCCATCAAAGAGGAACCTGTCAGCGATGACGAAGAGCACAGGTTGGATGCAAGGGAGCTGAGTCGCGACGAGCTTCGAGCCCGTGCCTTGTCTATCCCGTACTCTGTCCTCCAGATTGTCAACATGCCCGTTGAAGAGTTCCTGGAGGTCCTTGATGGTCACGGTTTCTCTTCAGAACAGGTGACCCTCCTCCGGGACATCCGCAGACGTGGGAAGAACAAACTGGCAGCACAGAACTGCCGAAAACGTAAGCTAGACGCCATCACCGGACTCCAAGAGGAGGTGGAAAGGTTGCGTGCTCAAAGGGATAGGCTGGTGAGGGAGAAACACGTTACGGCTAAAACCATGGGTGCTGTGGGACAGCAGATTAAGAAGCTTACCAGTGACATCATTTCCAGGTTGAGGGATGATTCTGGGCAGCCCCTAAACCCAGAAAGATTTACTCTGCAGTGTGGGGCAAGCGGGAGGGTCGTCGTTCAGCCAGTAAGGCAGCCTGCTGTTTCAAGATcatccaacaacaaaacagacaaaagaaagaaggagaaaaagcaGTGA
- the nfe2l3 gene encoding nuclear factor erythroid 2-related factor 3 isoform X2 — MQIAKKYFSESLIQLTILLSLIGVRVDIDSYLNGYYTPLIEINLGPSSAYTQTPFHSLRDNLDGYSVHPKCPELDYFFASRRLLEEVRTLGSPRFPTQLSAWLVHQVSANDEADLGSSTTDTTDNDNGSQGSGSESRDGGEHLLDREEDVWNATPELVQGPSNVRACGGFKEDNAKVAVEELPATVPQLAHSSTFDPEQNLLESVGALTDSARIHPPINDIDQHWNSILSVSDLDDLDLVTDHQSDISTALSQDVSLHDAMVSRARRYESRSLTQQQRTLFQLESTDSLYLDSSQGSTSHLFSSVCNLTENQSQPRTMGCLDEAVFDHINQLGFEGLDCMDDRLMGCLESIDPQVLEDLDSDSGLSLEMSSGGPVSPDSSEISSSASSSSFCADECGATGYSSEMDSLPLKNTVDDRTTWSTMDFSESVWHDHSYSAPSFFDQPLPHKAIKEEPVSDDEEHRLDARELSRDELRARALSIPYSVLQIVNMPVEEFLEVLDGHGFSSEQVTLLRDIRRRGKNKLAAQNCRKRKLDAITGLQEEVERLRAQRDRLVREKHVTAKTMGAVGQQIKKLTSDIISRLRDDSGQPLNPERFTLQCGASGRVVVQPVRQPAVSRSSNNKTDKRKKEKKQ; from the exons ATGCAAATCGCCAAAAAATACTTCTCGGAAAGCCTTATCCAATTGACAATATTACTCAGTTTAATTGGAGTCCGCGTGGATATCGACAGCTACTTGAACGGCTACTATACGCCCCTGATAGAGATTAACTTGGGTCCCAGCTCGGCATACACCCAGACCCCCTTTCATAGTTTAAGGGACAACCTAGACGGATACAGTGTGCACCCAAAATGTCCCGAGTTGGACTATTTCTTTGCAAGCCGCCGACTACTCGAGGAAGTGAGGACCCTCGGCTCCCCAAGGTTCCCTACACAGTTGAGCGCATGGCTTGTGCATCAAGTGTCTGCTAATGACGAAGCTGACCTTGGTTCCTCAACCACCGACACCACTGACAACGACAATGGATCACAAGGTTCGGGAAGCGAGTCCAGAGATGGCGGGGAGCACCTGCTTGACAGGGAAGAAGATGTTTGGAACGCGACCCCTGAACTCGTCCAAGGGCCTAGTAACGTTAGAGCCTGTGGGGGGTTTAAAGAG GACAATGCTAAAGTTGCAGTAGAGGAACTTCCAGCAACAGTCCCTCAACTGGCTCACAGCTCCACATTTGATCCAGAG CAGAACCTGCTTGAAAGCGTCGGTGCCCTCACAGATTCAGCCCGTATACATCCTCCTATCAATGATATTGACCAGCACTGGAACAGTATACTCTCTGTGTCTGACCTTGAT GATTTGGACCTTGTCACTGATCACCAGTCAGATATCTCTACCGCTCTCAGTCAAGATGTGAGTTTGCATGATGCCATGGTGAGCAGGGCTAGAAGATATGAGTCCAGGTCGCTCACCCAGCAACAAAGAACCCTGTTTCAACTGGAATCCACAGACTCCTTATACCTTGATTCTTCACAAGGATCGACTTCCCACCTGTTTTCTTCAGTTTGTAATTTAACTGAAAATCAGTCACAGCCAAGGACCATGGGCTGTCTAGATGAGGCGGTGTTTGACCACATCAATCAACTGGGTTTTGAAGGCTTGGATTGTATGGATGATCGGTTGATGGGATGTCTTGAGAGCATAGACCCACAGGTCCTTGAAGACCTTGATTCAGATTCTGGCCTCTCCTTGGAGATGAGTTCCGGAGGACCAGTTTCTCCAG ACTCGTCAGAGATATCATCATCAGCTTCATCCAGTTCCTTCTGTGCGGATGAATGTGGAGCTACAGGATACAGCAGTGAGATGGACTCACTGCCATTAAAAAACACGGTGGACGACAGAACAACGTGGTCAACGATGGATTTCAGCGAGAGTGTGTGGCATGATCACAGCTACTCAGCACCTTCTTTCTTTGACCAGCCGCTTCCCCACAAAGCCATCAAAGAGGAACCTGTCAGCGATGACGAAGAGCACAGGTTGGATGCAAGGGAGCTGAGTCGCGACGAGCTTCGAGCCCGTGCCTTGTCTATCCCGTACTCTGTCCTCCAGATTGTCAACATGCCCGTTGAAGAGTTCCTGGAGGTCCTTGATGGTCACGGTTTCTCTTCAGAACAGGTGACCCTCCTCCGGGACATCCGCAGACGTGGGAAGAACAAACTGGCAGCACAGAACTGCCGAAAACGTAAGCTAGACGCCATCACCGGACTCCAAGAGGAGGTGGAAAGGTTGCGTGCTCAAAGGGATAGGCTGGTGAGGGAGAAACACGTTACGGCTAAAACCATGGGTGCTGTGGGACAGCAGATTAAGAAGCTTACCAGTGACATCATTTCCAGGTTGAGGGATGATTCTGGGCAGCCCCTAAACCCAGAAAGATTTACTCTGCAGTGTGGGGCAAGCGGGAGGGTCGTCGTTCAGCCAGTAAGGCAGCCTGCTGTTTCAAGATcatccaacaacaaaacagacaaaagaaagaaggagaaaaagcaGTGA
- the nfe2l3 gene encoding nuclear factor erythroid 2-related factor 3 isoform X3: MQIAKKYFSESLIQLTILLSLIGVRVDIDSYLNGYYTPLIEINLGPSSAYTQTPFHSLRDNLDGYSVHPKCPELDYFFASRRLLEEVRTLGSPRFPTQLSAWLVHQVSANDEADLGSSTTDTTDNDNGSQGSGSESRDGGEHLLDREEDVWNATPELVQGPSNVRACGGFKEQDNAKVAVEELPATVPQLAHSSTFDPENLLESVGALTDSARIHPPINDIDQHWNSILSVSDLDDLDLVTDHQSDISTALSQDVSLHDAMVSRARRYESRSLTQQQRTLFQLESTDSLYLDSSQGSTSHLFSSVCNLTENQSQPRTMGCLDEAVFDHINQLGFEGLDCMDDRLMGCLESIDPQVLEDLDSDSGLSLEMSSGGPVSPDSSEISSSASSSSFCADECGATGYSSEMDSLPLKNTVDDRTTWSTMDFSESVWHDHSYSAPSFFDQPLPHKAIKEEPVSDDEEHRLDARELSRDELRARALSIPYSVLQIVNMPVEEFLEVLDGHGFSSEQVTLLRDIRRRGKNKLAAQNCRKRKLDAITGLQEEVERLRAQRDRLVREKHVTAKTMGAVGQQIKKLTSDIISRLRDDSGQPLNPERFTLQCGASGRVVVQPVRQPAVSRSSNNKTDKRKKEKKQ, translated from the exons ATGCAAATCGCCAAAAAATACTTCTCGGAAAGCCTTATCCAATTGACAATATTACTCAGTTTAATTGGAGTCCGCGTGGATATCGACAGCTACTTGAACGGCTACTATACGCCCCTGATAGAGATTAACTTGGGTCCCAGCTCGGCATACACCCAGACCCCCTTTCATAGTTTAAGGGACAACCTAGACGGATACAGTGTGCACCCAAAATGTCCCGAGTTGGACTATTTCTTTGCAAGCCGCCGACTACTCGAGGAAGTGAGGACCCTCGGCTCCCCAAGGTTCCCTACACAGTTGAGCGCATGGCTTGTGCATCAAGTGTCTGCTAATGACGAAGCTGACCTTGGTTCCTCAACCACCGACACCACTGACAACGACAATGGATCACAAGGTTCGGGAAGCGAGTCCAGAGATGGCGGGGAGCACCTGCTTGACAGGGAAGAAGATGTTTGGAACGCGACCCCTGAACTCGTCCAAGGGCCTAGTAACGTTAGAGCCTGTGGGGGGTTTAAAGAG CAGGACAATGCTAAAGTTGCAGTAGAGGAACTTCCAGCAACAGTCCCTCAACTGGCTCACAGCTCCACATTTGATCCAGAG AACCTGCTTGAAAGCGTCGGTGCCCTCACAGATTCAGCCCGTATACATCCTCCTATCAATGATATTGACCAGCACTGGAACAGTATACTCTCTGTGTCTGACCTTGAT GATTTGGACCTTGTCACTGATCACCAGTCAGATATCTCTACCGCTCTCAGTCAAGATGTGAGTTTGCATGATGCCATGGTGAGCAGGGCTAGAAGATATGAGTCCAGGTCGCTCACCCAGCAACAAAGAACCCTGTTTCAACTGGAATCCACAGACTCCTTATACCTTGATTCTTCACAAGGATCGACTTCCCACCTGTTTTCTTCAGTTTGTAATTTAACTGAAAATCAGTCACAGCCAAGGACCATGGGCTGTCTAGATGAGGCGGTGTTTGACCACATCAATCAACTGGGTTTTGAAGGCTTGGATTGTATGGATGATCGGTTGATGGGATGTCTTGAGAGCATAGACCCACAGGTCCTTGAAGACCTTGATTCAGATTCTGGCCTCTCCTTGGAGATGAGTTCCGGAGGACCAGTTTCTCCAG ACTCGTCAGAGATATCATCATCAGCTTCATCCAGTTCCTTCTGTGCGGATGAATGTGGAGCTACAGGATACAGCAGTGAGATGGACTCACTGCCATTAAAAAACACGGTGGACGACAGAACAACGTGGTCAACGATGGATTTCAGCGAGAGTGTGTGGCATGATCACAGCTACTCAGCACCTTCTTTCTTTGACCAGCCGCTTCCCCACAAAGCCATCAAAGAGGAACCTGTCAGCGATGACGAAGAGCACAGGTTGGATGCAAGGGAGCTGAGTCGCGACGAGCTTCGAGCCCGTGCCTTGTCTATCCCGTACTCTGTCCTCCAGATTGTCAACATGCCCGTTGAAGAGTTCCTGGAGGTCCTTGATGGTCACGGTTTCTCTTCAGAACAGGTGACCCTCCTCCGGGACATCCGCAGACGTGGGAAGAACAAACTGGCAGCACAGAACTGCCGAAAACGTAAGCTAGACGCCATCACCGGACTCCAAGAGGAGGTGGAAAGGTTGCGTGCTCAAAGGGATAGGCTGGTGAGGGAGAAACACGTTACGGCTAAAACCATGGGTGCTGTGGGACAGCAGATTAAGAAGCTTACCAGTGACATCATTTCCAGGTTGAGGGATGATTCTGGGCAGCCCCTAAACCCAGAAAGATTTACTCTGCAGTGTGGGGCAAGCGGGAGGGTCGTCGTTCAGCCAGTAAGGCAGCCTGCTGTTTCAAGATcatccaacaacaaaacagacaaaagaaagaaggagaaaaagcaGTGA
- the nfe2l3 gene encoding nuclear factor erythroid 2-related factor 3 isoform X4 encodes MQIAKKYFSESLIQLTILLSLIGVRVDIDSYLNGYYTPLIEINLGPSSAYTQTPFHSLRDNLDGYSVHPKCPELDYFFASRRLLEEVRTLGSPRFPTQLSAWLVHQVSANDEADLGSSTTDTTDNDNGSQGSGSESRDGGEHLLDREEDVWNATPELVQGPSNVRACGGFKEDNAKVAVEELPATVPQLAHSSTFDPENLLESVGALTDSARIHPPINDIDQHWNSILSVSDLDDLDLVTDHQSDISTALSQDVSLHDAMVSRARRYESRSLTQQQRTLFQLESTDSLYLDSSQGSTSHLFSSVCNLTENQSQPRTMGCLDEAVFDHINQLGFEGLDCMDDRLMGCLESIDPQVLEDLDSDSGLSLEMSSGGPVSPDSSEISSSASSSSFCADECGATGYSSEMDSLPLKNTVDDRTTWSTMDFSESVWHDHSYSAPSFFDQPLPHKAIKEEPVSDDEEHRLDARELSRDELRARALSIPYSVLQIVNMPVEEFLEVLDGHGFSSEQVTLLRDIRRRGKNKLAAQNCRKRKLDAITGLQEEVERLRAQRDRLVREKHVTAKTMGAVGQQIKKLTSDIISRLRDDSGQPLNPERFTLQCGASGRVVVQPVRQPAVSRSSNNKTDKRKKEKKQ; translated from the exons ATGCAAATCGCCAAAAAATACTTCTCGGAAAGCCTTATCCAATTGACAATATTACTCAGTTTAATTGGAGTCCGCGTGGATATCGACAGCTACTTGAACGGCTACTATACGCCCCTGATAGAGATTAACTTGGGTCCCAGCTCGGCATACACCCAGACCCCCTTTCATAGTTTAAGGGACAACCTAGACGGATACAGTGTGCACCCAAAATGTCCCGAGTTGGACTATTTCTTTGCAAGCCGCCGACTACTCGAGGAAGTGAGGACCCTCGGCTCCCCAAGGTTCCCTACACAGTTGAGCGCATGGCTTGTGCATCAAGTGTCTGCTAATGACGAAGCTGACCTTGGTTCCTCAACCACCGACACCACTGACAACGACAATGGATCACAAGGTTCGGGAAGCGAGTCCAGAGATGGCGGGGAGCACCTGCTTGACAGGGAAGAAGATGTTTGGAACGCGACCCCTGAACTCGTCCAAGGGCCTAGTAACGTTAGAGCCTGTGGGGGGTTTAAAGAG GACAATGCTAAAGTTGCAGTAGAGGAACTTCCAGCAACAGTCCCTCAACTGGCTCACAGCTCCACATTTGATCCAGAG AACCTGCTTGAAAGCGTCGGTGCCCTCACAGATTCAGCCCGTATACATCCTCCTATCAATGATATTGACCAGCACTGGAACAGTATACTCTCTGTGTCTGACCTTGAT GATTTGGACCTTGTCACTGATCACCAGTCAGATATCTCTACCGCTCTCAGTCAAGATGTGAGTTTGCATGATGCCATGGTGAGCAGGGCTAGAAGATATGAGTCCAGGTCGCTCACCCAGCAACAAAGAACCCTGTTTCAACTGGAATCCACAGACTCCTTATACCTTGATTCTTCACAAGGATCGACTTCCCACCTGTTTTCTTCAGTTTGTAATTTAACTGAAAATCAGTCACAGCCAAGGACCATGGGCTGTCTAGATGAGGCGGTGTTTGACCACATCAATCAACTGGGTTTTGAAGGCTTGGATTGTATGGATGATCGGTTGATGGGATGTCTTGAGAGCATAGACCCACAGGTCCTTGAAGACCTTGATTCAGATTCTGGCCTCTCCTTGGAGATGAGTTCCGGAGGACCAGTTTCTCCAG ACTCGTCAGAGATATCATCATCAGCTTCATCCAGTTCCTTCTGTGCGGATGAATGTGGAGCTACAGGATACAGCAGTGAGATGGACTCACTGCCATTAAAAAACACGGTGGACGACAGAACAACGTGGTCAACGATGGATTTCAGCGAGAGTGTGTGGCATGATCACAGCTACTCAGCACCTTCTTTCTTTGACCAGCCGCTTCCCCACAAAGCCATCAAAGAGGAACCTGTCAGCGATGACGAAGAGCACAGGTTGGATGCAAGGGAGCTGAGTCGCGACGAGCTTCGAGCCCGTGCCTTGTCTATCCCGTACTCTGTCCTCCAGATTGTCAACATGCCCGTTGAAGAGTTCCTGGAGGTCCTTGATGGTCACGGTTTCTCTTCAGAACAGGTGACCCTCCTCCGGGACATCCGCAGACGTGGGAAGAACAAACTGGCAGCACAGAACTGCCGAAAACGTAAGCTAGACGCCATCACCGGACTCCAAGAGGAGGTGGAAAGGTTGCGTGCTCAAAGGGATAGGCTGGTGAGGGAGAAACACGTTACGGCTAAAACCATGGGTGCTGTGGGACAGCAGATTAAGAAGCTTACCAGTGACATCATTTCCAGGTTGAGGGATGATTCTGGGCAGCCCCTAAACCCAGAAAGATTTACTCTGCAGTGTGGGGCAAGCGGGAGGGTCGTCGTTCAGCCAGTAAGGCAGCCTGCTGTTTCAAGATcatccaacaacaaaacagacaaaagaaagaaggagaaaaagcaGTGA